The following coding sequences lie in one Halorarum halophilum genomic window:
- the eif1A gene encoding translation initiation factor eIF-1A, whose product MSEERGRRNLRMPNSDQVFAVVTEHLGGNHVRLRCADGEERMGRIPGRMKYRTWINEGDVVIAEPWDWQDEKANIEWRYTSEDAQQLREEGHID is encoded by the coding sequence GTGAGTGAAGAACGCGGGCGGCGGAATCTCCGCATGCCCAACAGCGATCAGGTGTTCGCCGTCGTGACCGAACACCTCGGGGGGAACCACGTCCGGCTCCGGTGTGCGGACGGCGAGGAGCGGATGGGGCGGATCCCCGGCCGAATGAAGTACCGCACGTGGATCAACGAGGGAGACGTCGTCATCGCGGAGCCGTGGGACTGGCAGGACGAGAAGGCCAACATCGAGTGGCGCTACACGAGCGAGGACGCCCAGCAGCTCCGCGAAGAAGGCCACATCGACTGA
- a CDS encoding proteasome assembly chaperone family protein, with amino-acid sequence MPDTRTDGGPSFHVDSTSKPSSTVLAGFSGFGLAGLTAVDYLVDHLELEQTGHIRAEGLPTITPFEAGRPRYPTRLYSRPDLDVTVLVGELFVPVSMADPFSNAILQWTGKSDVTEVGVLSGIPFAHGPDDHRAFYVASDDYAARHFEGDDASPVPPMGNGFLDGTNAALMARAMESDLAVGVYVTPVHAEVPDVDATIRLLEAVEAVYELGIDTAPLEAFAEQVHQHYQSLAERLEAAAEEEQPLDRMYM; translated from the coding sequence ATGCCCGACACGCGCACGGACGGCGGCCCGTCGTTCCACGTCGATAGCACGTCGAAGCCGTCGAGTACCGTTCTGGCCGGGTTCTCCGGGTTCGGCCTGGCGGGCCTGACGGCCGTGGACTACCTGGTCGACCACCTCGAACTCGAACAGACGGGTCACATCCGCGCCGAGGGGCTACCGACCATCACCCCGTTCGAGGCGGGCCGCCCCCGGTACCCGACCCGGCTCTACTCGCGTCCCGACCTGGACGTGACCGTGCTCGTCGGGGAGCTGTTCGTCCCCGTCTCCATGGCCGATCCGTTCTCGAACGCGATCCTCCAGTGGACCGGGAAGAGCGACGTCACCGAGGTCGGCGTGCTGTCGGGCATCCCGTTCGCCCACGGCCCGGACGACCACCGGGCGTTCTACGTCGCCAGCGACGACTACGCCGCGAGGCACTTCGAGGGCGATGACGCGTCCCCCGTCCCCCCGATGGGGAACGGCTTCCTCGACGGGACGAACGCGGCACTGATGGCACGGGCCATGGAGTCCGACCTCGCCGTCGGCGTGTACGTCACGCCGGTCCACGCCGAGGTCCCGGATGTCGACGCGACCATCCGGCTCCTCGAGGCCGTCGAGGCGGTGTACGAACTCGGTATCGACACGGCGCCGCTGGAGGCGTTCGCGGAGCAGGTCCACCAGCACTACCAGAGCCTCGCCGAGCGCCTCGAGGCCGCCGCCGAAGAGGAACAACCGCTCGACCGGATGTACATGTGA
- the trmB gene encoding HTH-type sugar sensing transcriptional regulator TrmB — protein sequence MADDLRSTMERVGERFNLGEYEIDAYLAVLERGELTASEIASETDIPQPRVYDTVRSLSDRGLVELRESRPMKIVAVDPGEAFGDIRSSLAEMVDELEARYTAPTRDTEAVSLVKSRSTILRYLEEVIEQAEYELTISLTPDLLRRFRETLSDRVSEGIAIELLVTPASRAPSPAEFDYEAVATEVRGRRGITTPVIAVADGEYSVYATQDALRDDRDRYGVIFNRSALGFLVSGFFGTVLWSTAESIAVDGQGRPFPRTYASIRRAVKDVHELDGDFRAVITGRNVETGNEVRVEGPVVEYEFDPSEQVASISVEDPEGGRVSIGGLVAAFEDIEGQEIRLDRG from the coding sequence ATGGCCGACGACCTGCGCTCGACGATGGAGCGCGTGGGAGAGCGATTCAACCTCGGCGAGTACGAGATCGACGCGTACCTCGCGGTGCTCGAGCGGGGCGAACTGACGGCGAGCGAGATCGCCAGCGAGACCGACATCCCGCAGCCGAGGGTGTACGACACCGTCCGGAGCCTCTCCGACCGCGGACTCGTGGAGCTCCGCGAGTCGCGACCGATGAAGATCGTGGCGGTCGACCCCGGCGAGGCGTTCGGCGACATCCGCTCGTCGCTCGCCGAGATGGTCGACGAACTGGAGGCCCGGTACACCGCGCCGACCCGCGACACGGAGGCAGTCTCGCTCGTGAAGTCGCGCTCGACGATCCTCCGGTACCTGGAGGAGGTCATCGAGCAGGCCGAGTACGAACTCACCATCTCGCTCACGCCCGACCTGCTCCGTCGCTTCCGCGAGACGCTCTCGGACCGGGTCTCGGAGGGGATCGCGATCGAACTGCTCGTGACACCAGCCTCGCGCGCGCCGTCGCCCGCCGAGTTCGACTACGAGGCGGTGGCGACGGAGGTCCGCGGCCGTCGCGGCATCACCACGCCCGTCATCGCAGTCGCCGACGGGGAGTACTCGGTGTACGCGACCCAGGACGCGCTGCGCGACGACCGCGACCGCTACGGCGTCATCTTCAACCGCTCCGCGCTGGGCTTCCTGGTCTCGGGGTTCTTCGGGACGGTGCTGTGGAGCACCGCCGAGAGTATCGCGGTCGACGGCCAGGGACGGCCGTTCCCTCGGACGTACGCCTCCATCCGTCGGGCCGTGAAGGACGTCCACGAACTCGACGGGGACTTCCGCGCGGTCATCACGGGGCGCAACGTGGAGACGGGCAACGAGGTCCGCGTCGAGGGGCCGGTCGTCGAGTACGAGTTCGACCCCTCCGAGCAGGTCGCCTCCATCTCGGTGGAGGACCCCGAGGGGGGCCGGGTCAGCATCGGCGGACTCGTCGCCGCCTTCGAGGACATCGAGGGTCAGGAGATCCGTCTCGACCGGGGCTGA
- a CDS encoding metal-dependent hydrolase: MFVGHALLAFALVGALAARVTDPRRALAYGAVAAAFAAVPDVDIGYAVVGLGGALGAGPLELASAFWETGNVVHRAVTHSLVVAPVAALAAAAWVDGRRLARTLAIVLAVLLVAVATVATGALAGVVTFAFAAACLALASVVVRRTDLDPRATFCLALVGLATHPFGDMFTGEPPALFYPLASVPLETVSLHPDPTLHLLAAFGIELATVWAALLVWTGLREGRRLPRVDARAATGAAYAATAFVIPAPTLDVSYPFVFSVLAVGLVGVAPRVRFRSRTFSRPGPERAVYTGLTAVTVAALAYAAAYVSLFG, from the coding sequence ATGTTCGTGGGTCACGCCCTCCTCGCGTTCGCCCTCGTCGGCGCTCTCGCCGCCAGGGTGACCGATCCCCGGAGGGCCCTCGCGTACGGCGCCGTCGCGGCGGCGTTCGCCGCCGTGCCCGACGTCGACATCGGCTACGCGGTCGTGGGGCTGGGGGGCGCGCTCGGCGCCGGTCCGCTCGAACTCGCCTCGGCGTTCTGGGAGACCGGTAACGTCGTCCACCGCGCGGTGACACACTCGCTCGTCGTCGCCCCGGTGGCCGCGCTCGCCGCGGCGGCGTGGGTGGACGGTCGACGGCTCGCGCGGACGCTGGCGATCGTGCTCGCGGTACTGCTCGTCGCGGTCGCCACGGTCGCGACCGGCGCACTCGCCGGGGTCGTCACGTTCGCGTTCGCGGCGGCCTGTCTCGCGCTCGCGTCGGTCGTCGTCCGTCGGACCGACCTCGATCCGCGGGCGACGTTCTGTCTGGCCCTGGTCGGCCTCGCCACCCACCCGTTCGGCGACATGTTCACGGGTGAGCCGCCGGCGCTGTTCTACCCGCTCGCGTCGGTCCCCCTCGAGACCGTCTCGCTGCACCCGGATCCGACCCTCCACCTGCTCGCGGCGTTCGGTATCGAACTCGCGACGGTGTGGGCCGCGCTGCTGGTCTGGACCGGCCTCCGCGAGGGACGACGGCTCCCCCGCGTCGACGCCCGCGCGGCGACCGGTGCGGCCTACGCCGCGACCGCGTTCGTCATCCCGGCGCCGACGCTCGACGTCTCGTACCCGTTCGTGTTCAGCGTCCTCGCCGTCGGCCTGGTCGGCGTCGCGCCACGCGTCCGGTTCCGGTCGCGGACGTTCTCCCGACCCGGCCCCGAACGGGCGGTCTACACGGGGCTGACCGCGGTGACGGTCGCGGCCCTGGCGTACGCGGCGGCGTACGTGTCGCTGTTCGGGTAG
- a CDS encoding mechanosensitive ion channel family protein, whose amino-acid sequence MQTGTETPTGIPEALGITEGSLNAFYNEVLAFPGAPAAIFLLFVALGAIFSKYVVRLLGRPIARRFVRQSVAQTMLRATRLGIILLFAFTGLGAAGIELGNIVLSVGVFSAVVGIILAPIVGSIINGVFVLADQPYEIGDMIELTDGTTGFVDDITLRFTKILTMDNTFAVIPNSVIRDDMVKNYSAEDERTRLSIDVAVSYESDVAKARSLIERAASDCEDVVEGGPDIRIGTARYPAKPTCYIDQFGDHGVYLRLRYWAHRPYKLLTVRSKVQTEVWRLLNEEDVDVTIPYPHQHLVFDDTSGTAEVNVGEGRGVDAPSSPARRD is encoded by the coding sequence ATGCAAACGGGGACCGAAACGCCCACTGGCATTCCCGAGGCGTTGGGGATCACGGAGGGATCGTTGAACGCCTTCTACAACGAGGTCCTCGCGTTCCCGGGCGCCCCCGCCGCCATCTTCCTCCTGTTCGTGGCCCTCGGTGCGATTTTCTCGAAGTACGTCGTCCGCCTGCTCGGCAGGCCGATCGCCCGCCGGTTCGTCAGACAGAGCGTGGCCCAGACGATGCTCCGCGCCACCCGTCTCGGGATCATCCTCCTGTTCGCGTTCACCGGACTCGGTGCGGCCGGCATCGAACTCGGCAACATCGTCCTGTCGGTCGGTGTGTTCTCCGCGGTGGTCGGTATCATCCTCGCGCCCATCGTGGGGTCGATCATCAACGGGGTGTTCGTGCTGGCGGACCAGCCGTACGAGATCGGCGACATGATCGAACTCACGGACGGCACCACGGGGTTCGTCGACGACATCACCCTCCGGTTCACGAAGATCCTGACCATGGACAACACGTTCGCGGTCATCCCGAACTCGGTCATCCGGGACGACATGGTGAAGAACTACTCGGCGGAGGACGAGCGCACCCGCCTCTCCATCGACGTCGCCGTCAGCTACGAGTCGGACGTGGCGAAGGCGCGGTCGCTCATCGAACGGGCCGCCTCGGACTGCGAGGACGTCGTCGAGGGCGGGCCGGACATCCGCATCGGTACCGCCAGGTACCCCGCGAAACCGACCTGTTACATCGACCAGTTCGGCGATCACGGCGTCTACCTCAGGCTCCGCTACTGGGCGCACCGGCCGTACAAGCTGCTCACCGTTCGCTCGAAGGTCCAGACCGAGGTCTGGCGCCTGCTGAACGAGGAGGACGTCGACGTGACGATCCCGTACCCGCACCAGCACCTCGTATTCGACGATACCAGCGGCACCGCGGAGGTCAACGTCGGCGAGGGACGCGGCGTCGACGCTCCCTCCAGCCCCGCGCGTCGGGACTGA
- a CDS encoding mechanosensitive ion channel domain-containing protein — MLLQSATSLTRSALVQFVGDVQSALPQVIAGAVFLVVAIVFVKLLMTIVRAVLDRSFPGESPVYRQFLATIVAIFLWFGVGLSFLSVVGLDGIAQSLGTAAGFVALGVSYATSSMIADAVAGVYLLRDPDFNPGDRVDIDGTVGEVRSIELRKTRLTVEGDTVVRGNSEIEQKWTKLNDVDVRDATSDPTRPEGSQGHGASGK, encoded by the coding sequence ATGCTCCTGCAGTCTGCAACGAGTCTGACGCGCAGCGCGCTGGTACAGTTCGTCGGTGACGTGCAGTCCGCGCTCCCGCAGGTGATCGCCGGAGCCGTCTTTCTCGTCGTCGCGATTGTGTTCGTCAAACTGCTGATGACGATCGTCCGGGCCGTGCTCGACAGGTCGTTCCCTGGCGAATCGCCGGTCTACCGGCAGTTCCTGGCGACGATCGTCGCCATCTTCCTCTGGTTCGGCGTCGGGCTCTCCTTCCTCTCGGTCGTCGGCCTCGACGGGATCGCCCAGTCGCTCGGCACGGCGGCCGGCTTCGTGGCCCTCGGCGTCTCCTACGCGACCTCCAGCATGATCGCCGACGCGGTAGCCGGCGTCTACCTCCTCCGGGACCCGGACTTCAACCCCGGCGATCGGGTCGACATCGACGGGACCGTCGGCGAGGTCCGGTCGATCGAACTCCGGAAGACCCGACTTACGGTCGAGGGCGATACGGTCGTCCGCGGGAACTCGGAGATCGAGCAGAAGTGGACGAAACTGAACGACGTGGACGTGCGGGACGCGACGTCCGACCCGACTCGACCCGAGGGCTCCCAGGGACACGGCGCGTCCGGGAAGTGA
- a CDS encoding dodecin, whose protein sequence is MVFKKITLIGQSTESFDAAADDAIDRAEETLDNVHWITVEEFGVEVASVEGREYQAEVEVAFELED, encoded by the coding sequence ATGGTGTTCAAGAAGATCACACTCATCGGGCAGAGCACGGAGAGTTTCGACGCGGCGGCCGACGACGCGATAGACCGCGCGGAGGAGACGCTCGACAACGTCCACTGGATCACGGTCGAGGAGTTCGGCGTCGAGGTCGCGTCGGTCGAGGGACGGGAGTACCAGGCCGAGGTCGAGGTGGCCTTCGAACTCGAGGACTAG
- a CDS encoding DUF5816 domain-containing protein → MNLEVVETPAGELYVDRADGERGAEAPFYHVYADPDGETRWGYFCGNCETVNNAMDAMGRIECNECGNIRKPEEWDAAHE, encoded by the coding sequence GTGAACCTCGAAGTCGTCGAGACGCCCGCCGGCGAGCTGTACGTCGACCGCGCGGACGGCGAGCGCGGCGCCGAAGCGCCGTTCTACCACGTGTACGCCGACCCCGACGGGGAAACCCGCTGGGGGTACTTCTGCGGGAACTGCGAGACTGTGAACAACGCGATGGACGCGATGGGACGGATCGAGTGCAACGAGTGCGGCAACATCCGGAAGCCCGAGGAGTGGGACGCGGCCCACGAGTAG